The following are encoded in a window of Plectropomus leopardus isolate mb chromosome 23, YSFRI_Pleo_2.0, whole genome shotgun sequence genomic DNA:
- the shbg gene encoding LOW QUALITY PROTEIN: sex hormone-binding globulin (The sequence of the model RefSeq protein was modified relative to this genomic sequence to represent the inferred CDS: deleted 1 base in 1 codon), with translation MAVFWKAMAGGLLLTLSLTLLGWGVEGQGNGRGKKQVSGGTTVYLGQDRDIWRPLIHTTVNLSEISSIKSSFQLRTFDPEGAVFYGDTKNGDDWFVLSLINGIPLMQISNGDVLISVEGGPKINDGKWHTLEVSNHKKFVILEVDSSDRLVVGLQSEQTEEVISGKLRLALGGILINKERMIVQFEPQMDGCVREGSWLNLSVPWEAEAEELWPCYQNVQPGSFFPGTGFAIFNTSVFHIEADLGVKTELWGDFSEMDGTILSLKAPGQELMFALVANNNTKEVTLTFGKEKISLKDTLKRLVINFHTDFLQVLQDEDESKMITLLISPVSHPGYLTTWREGNLAIGGLLGEDDVGSHFLTGCLEKIQVQEKDLDLDLAVKHMSISSYSCPA, from the exons ATGGCTGTGTTTTGGAAAGCAATGGCAGGTGGACTGCTGCTCACTTTGAGCCTCACTCTCCTGGGATGGGGAGTCGAGGGGCAGGGGAATGGACGGGGCAAG AAACAAGTATCAGGAGGGACGACCGTCTACCTTGGCCAGGACAGAGACATCTGGAGGCCACTGATCCACACAACAGTAAACCTCAGTGAGATCAGCAG TATCAAGTCATCCTTTCAATTACGGACGTTTGACCCAGAAGGTGCCGTTTTCTACGGAGACACCAAAAAC GGGGACGACTGGTTTGTTTTGTCCCTGATAAATGGCATCCCCTTGATGCAGATCAGCAACGGAGACGTTCTCATCAGCGTGGAAGGCGGCCCCAAGATCAATGATGGAAAATGGCACACA CTGGAGGTAAGCAACCACAAAAAGTTTGTGATTCTGGAGGTGGACAGCTCCGATAGGCTGGTGGTGGGCCTGCAGTCCGAACAGACAGAAGAGGTGATTTCAGGGAAACTCCGACTGGCTCTTGGTGGGATCCTGATCAACAAGGAACGGATGATTGTTCAG TTTGAGCCGCAGATGGACGGCTGTGTGCGGGAAGGCAGCTGGCTAAACCTCAGCGTCCCCTGGGAGGCAGAGGCGGAGGAGCTCTGGCCCTGCTATCAAAACGTCCAACCTGGCAGCTTCTTCCCTGGCACTGGATTTGCCATTTTTAACACCTCAG TTTTCCACATTGAGGCAGATCTTGGGGTCAAGACTGAACTGTGGGGAGATTTTAGTGAGATGGATGGGACCATTTTGAGCCTCAAGGCTCCTGGGCAAGAGCTTATGTTCGCTTTAGTGGCCAATAATAACACAAAG GAGGTCACACTCACTTTCGGCaaagaaaaaatcagtttgaaagACACTTTGAAGAGACTGGTGATAAACTTTCACACAGATTTTCTGCAAGTGCTTCAAGATGAAGATGAATCTAAGATGATTACGTTACTTATCAGTCCCGTGAGCCACCCTGGTTATCTGACCACATGGAGAGAGGGTAATCTCGCCATTGGAGGTCTACTAG gtgaGGACGACGTTGGCTCCCATTTCTTGACAGGCTGTCTGGAGAAGATCCAGGTTCAAGAAAAGGATTTGGATCTGGATTTAGCTGTCAAACACATGTCAATCTCTTCTTACAGCTGCCCTGCATAA